The Clostridia bacterium genomic sequence CAATAAGGATGAGGCAAAAATAACCTTTGCTGATATAGAAGACAGCCTTATTCTTGTTACAAACTCTTTCTCAACCGTTACGAGCTACGAAAACCAGACTAAAAAGGCCATAACCAATAAATTTATACAGGAAGCCATGACTGAATTTTTAAAGCAGCAGCTTGAAATTTATTTTATAGAAAATAAGGCCGAGAGTGATAGGATAATTGAACAGATACTGGTCAATAAGAGAAGCCGTGAGACGGCTGAAAAGACCAGGATAAACATTAAAAAGAAGCTTTCGGGCACTATAGATATTTCAAACAGGGTAAAAAAATTCGTCGACTGCCGTACAAAGGATTTAAGTAAAAGGGAAATCTATATAGTTGAGGGAGATTCGGCCCTTGGCGCCTGTAAGCTCGGAAGGGATGCGGAATTCCAAGCTATCATGCCGGTTAGGGGTAAGATATTAAACTGCCTCAAGGCTGAGTATGACAGCATATTTAAAAACGAAATAATAGTTGACCTCTTAAAAGTCCTGGGTTGTGGAGTGGAAATAAAATCAAAGCATAATAAGGATCTGCATACTTTTGATATAAACAACCTGCGCTGGAACAAGGTTATTATATGTACCGATGCAGATGTAGACGGCTTCCAGATAAGGACACTGATTCTGGCTATGCTCTACAGGCTGGTGCCCACACTCATACAGACAGGTAAAGTGTATATAGCAGAATCTCCGCTTTTTGAGATAAGTACTAAGGAAAAGACATACTTTGCGTATTCTGATAAGGAAAAGAACGATATTGTAGCAAAATTAAAGAGCAAATATAGCATTCAGAGATCAAAGGGGCTTGGTGAAAATGAACCTGACATGATGTGGCATACAACTATGAACCCTGAAACAAGAAGGCTTATCAAGGTAATGCCGGATGATATGGAAAAGACTGAAGAGTTTTTTGATTTGCTGCTGGGTGAAAACCTGCCGGGTAGAAAAAGCTATATAGAAACTAACGGGTATAAGTACCTTGATATGATTGACGTAAGCTAAGCAGGAGATTATGATAAGCGTTGGGTTACTGTGTCAGAGATCGCCTTTGCTGCAACCATTTCTGACGATTAACATGAATATTCCGGAAAATACCCCCTCCCCCAAAAAAAGAGAGGGGTAGGGTGAGTTGGTGGAGGGAAAATGTCAAAAAACAATCCTATAGAACAAAAAATTGTCGATACCCTGGAAAAAAATTATATGCCCTATGCCATGAGTGTTATAGTATCAAGGGCAATTCCTGAAATTGACGGGTTTAAGCCGTCTCACAGAAAGCTGTTGTATACGATGTACAAAATGGGACTGTTAACAGGGCAGAAAACAAAATCTGCAAATGTTGTCGGTCAGACAATGAAGCTTAATCCCCATGGAGACATGGCAATATATGAGACTCTTGTAAGGCTGACAAGAGGAAATGGCGCTTTGCTGCATCCTTTCATAGATTCCAAGGGAAACTTCGGAAAACAGTATTCAAAAGATATGCAATTTGCTGCACCGCGTTATACAGAAGTGAAATTGGATAAAATATGCGAAGAAATATTCAGGGATCTTGATAAGAATACGGTTGATTTTGCTGACAATTATGACGGTACAATAAAAGAGCCGACATTGCTCCCTACTACGTTCCCAAGTATACTTGTGAACTCCAATCAGGGTATAGCAGTAGGAATGGCAAGCAACATATGCAGCTTCAACCTCCAGGAGGTATGTGCAGCAACCGTACAGTATATTATGGATGAGGATGCTGAGATAACCGGATATTTAAAGGCTCCAGACTTATCTTCAGGCGGTCAGCTCATATATAACCCAAAGGATATTATGGATATCTATAATACTGGCAGAGGAAGCTTCAAGGTAAGGGCAAAGTACAGATATGACAAGGCAAACAGCTGCATTGAAATATATGAAATACCTTATACCACCACTACTGAAGCAATTATGGATGCAATAATCGGACTGGTTAAGGATGGGAAAATAAAGGATATAACAGATGTCAGGGATGAGACGGATTTAAGCGGACTTAAAATAACTATAGATATTAGAAAAAGTGCGGAACCTGATAATTTGATGAATAAGCTGTTTAAGCTTACACCTCTTCAGGATACCTTCAGCTGTAATTTTAACATCCTTGTTAATGGGAATCCCAGGGTTATGGGGATAAAAACAATACTGGGTGAATGGCTTTCCTTCAGGATTAATTGTATTAAGAGACAGACTTTATTCGATATAGATAAGAAAACAGAGAAGCTCCATTTATTGCTTGGTTTAAGAAAGATACTTCTGGACATAGACAAGGCAATAAAAATAATTAGAGACACAGAGCAGGAAGCGGAAGTTATTCCAAACCTTATGAAAGGTTTTGACATAGACCAGGTTCAGGCGGAGTTTATCGCTGAAATCAGGCTGAGGAACCTTAATAAGGAGTATATTCTAAAAAGGGTCAGTGAAGTAGATGACTTACAGAAGGAAA encodes the following:
- a CDS encoding toprim domain-containing protein, with the translated sequence NKDEAKITFADIEDSLILVTNSFSTVTSYENQTKKAITNKFIQEAMTEFLKQQLEIYFIENKAESDRIIEQILVNKRSRETAEKTRINIKKKLSGTIDISNRVKKFVDCRTKDLSKREIYIVEGDSALGACKLGRDAEFQAIMPVRGKILNCLKAEYDSIFKNEIIVDLLKVLGCGVEIKSKHNKDLHTFDINNLRWNKVIICTDADVDGFQIRTLILAMLYRLVPTLIQTGKVYIAESPLFEISTKEKTYFAYSDKEKNDIVAKLKSKYSIQRSKGLGENEPDMMWHTTMNPETRRLIKVMPDDMEKTEEFFDLLLGENLPGRKSYIETNGYKYLDMIDVS
- a CDS encoding DNA topoisomerase (ATP-hydrolyzing) subunit A, with the translated sequence MSKNNPIEQKIVDTLEKNYMPYAMSVIVSRAIPEIDGFKPSHRKLLYTMYKMGLLTGQKTKSANVVGQTMKLNPHGDMAIYETLVRLTRGNGALLHPFIDSKGNFGKQYSKDMQFAAPRYTEVKLDKICEEIFRDLDKNTVDFADNYDGTIKEPTLLPTTFPSILVNSNQGIAVGMASNICSFNLQEVCAATVQYIMDEDAEITGYLKAPDLSSGGQLIYNPKDIMDIYNTGRGSFKVRAKYRYDKANSCIEIYEIPYTTTTEAIMDAIIGLVKDGKIKDITDVRDETDLSGLKITIDIRKSAEPDNLMNKLFKLTPLQDTFSCNFNILVNGNPRVMGIKTILGEWLSFRINCIKRQTLFDIDKKTEKLHLLLGLRKILLDIDKAIKIIRDTEQEAEVIPNLMKGFDIDQVQAEFIAEIRLRNLNKEYILKRVSEVDDLQKEIDELKDLYGSDSKIRKVIIRQLNEVSKKYGQPRRTEIIQEEHIEEITHEHLIEDYNLKLFLTEHNYLKKIPLVSLRANPEHKLKEDDFIIQEVDTHNKADLLLFSNKYTVYKLKIYEISDCKASSLGEYLSNLLGLDADERIIHIIATDDYKGYVLFAFENGKAAKIDLESYATKTNRKKLANAYSDLSPLVKMMYLNEDIELVAFSSIDKILIFSTSNINSKSTRDSQGVQVLKSKKGSIMTAVKRVEEVGFKDLDYYRTQNIPAVGCYLKDEDQQDEQLTLPIDL